From the genome of Erythrobacter litoralis, one region includes:
- a CDS encoding SPFH domain-containing protein — protein sequence MVERVNSMAASSERKGSASNGYVMLVLMLALLLVPALVYIALGEGEPTLIAAIAGVVVILFILTGFFMIQPNQAVVLTLFGEYRGTVRKDGLHWVWPWFGKEKVSVRAHNIHSERVKINDLRGNPIEIACNVVWRVADTAQAVFDVDDYKEFTNIQIEAGLRTVGSRHPYDDMSDDDETTLRGSGDVVNRELIVELNERLQVAGITVDEAGLTHLAYAPEIAGAMLRRQQADAVISARRKVVIGAVGMVEDALQKLSHDGIVELDEERRAAMVSNLLVVLCGDREAQPVVNTGTLYQ from the coding sequence GTGGTTGAACGCGTGAATTCGATGGCTGCCAGCAGCGAACGCAAGGGCAGCGCCTCCAACGGCTATGTGATGCTGGTCCTGATGCTGGCTTTGCTGCTCGTGCCCGCGCTGGTGTACATCGCGCTTGGCGAGGGGGAGCCGACGCTCATTGCGGCAATCGCGGGCGTGGTGGTGATCCTTTTCATCCTCACTGGCTTCTTCATGATCCAGCCCAACCAGGCGGTCGTGCTCACCCTGTTCGGAGAATATCGCGGGACGGTGCGCAAGGACGGGCTGCACTGGGTGTGGCCGTGGTTCGGCAAGGAAAAGGTCTCCGTGCGCGCCCACAACATTCATTCCGAACGGGTCAAGATCAACGATCTGCGCGGCAATCCGATCGAAATCGCCTGCAACGTCGTCTGGCGCGTCGCCGACACGGCGCAGGCCGTGTTCGATGTCGACGACTACAAGGAATTCACCAATATCCAGATCGAGGCGGGCCTGCGCACGGTCGGATCGCGCCATCCCTATGACGACATGTCCGACGATGACGAAACGACCCTGCGCGGCAGCGGCGACGTGGTGAACCGCGAACTGATCGTCGAACTCAACGAAAGGCTCCAGGTTGCCGGGATCACGGTGGACGAGGCGGGCCTTACCCACCTCGCCTATGCGCCCGAAATCGCCGGGGCGATGCTGCGCCGCCAGCAGGCCGATGCCGTCATTTCCGCCCGGCGCAAGGTCGTGATCGGCGCGGTCGGCATGGTCGAGGACGCGCTCCAGAAACTGAGCCATGACGGCATCGTCGAACTCGACGAGGAACGGCGCGCCGCGATGGTCTCGAACCTGCTGGTCGTCCTGTGCGGCGACCGCGAGGCTCAGCCCGTCGTGAACACCGGGACGCTCTACCAGTAA
- the ppk2 gene encoding polyphosphate kinase 2 → MADRLKGKEYRRALEPLTAELVGMARWAKATGARIVVLFEGRDTAGKGGAIRAVRDRLDPRQCRTVALSKPSEDERTQWYFQRYVAHLPSAGEIILFDRSWYNRAGVEKVMGYADEEQVAHFLRQVPDFERLLVDDGILLFKYWLATDQDRQEDRLRERLEDPLKRWKLSPVDLAAREKYDAYTHARENMLRETHTRHAPWTLVDFNDQKRGRLTLIRNLLDRLPDTHVEPAPIAFPELGREPKAESYEVLAPIAPYATDVDGARD, encoded by the coding sequence ATGGCGGACAGGCTGAAGGGCAAGGAATATCGCAGGGCGCTGGAGCCGCTGACCGCGGAACTGGTCGGCATGGCGCGCTGGGCGAAAGCGACGGGGGCACGGATCGTGGTCCTGTTCGAGGGCCGCGACACGGCGGGCAAGGGCGGCGCCATCCGGGCCGTGCGCGACCGGCTCGACCCGCGCCAGTGCCGCACCGTGGCGCTGTCGAAACCGAGCGAGGACGAGCGCACGCAATGGTATTTCCAGCGCTATGTCGCTCACCTGCCAAGCGCGGGCGAGATCATCCTGTTCGACCGGTCATGGTACAACCGCGCCGGGGTCGAAAAGGTGATGGGCTATGCCGACGAGGAACAGGTCGCCCATTTCCTGCGGCAGGTTCCCGATTTCGAGCGTCTGCTGGTCGATGACGGCATATTGCTGTTCAAATACTGGCTGGCGACCGATCAGGACCGGCAGGAAGATCGCCTGCGCGAACGGCTCGAAGACCCGCTCAAGCGCTGGAAGCTGTCGCCGGTCGATCTGGCCGCGCGGGAGAAATACGATGCCTACACCCATGCGCGCGAGAACATGCTGCGCGAGACCCACACCCGCCACGCCCCTTGGACGCTGGTCGATTTCAACGACCAGAAGCGCGGGCGGCTGACGCTGATCCGCAACCTGCTCGACCGCCTGCCCGATACCCATGTCGAGCCCGCGCCGATCGCCTTTCCCGAGCTCGGACGGGAGCCGAAAGCGGAAAGTTACGAGGTGCTTGCGCCGATCGCGCCCTACGCCACCGACGTCGACGGGGCGCGCGATTGA
- the phhA gene encoding phenylalanine 4-monooxygenase, with protein sequence MATLADTEPDFTKLPEMSGDVFTAPLTRPSHVGEDWLEKEQTAYGSEDHAVWNDLFARQMEILPGRAASAFMAGLDKLDLGRGGVPEFARLSEELGALTGWSVVPVPMLIPDHVFFWHLANRRFPAGNFIRTRETFDYIQEPDVFHDVFGHVPMLTDPVYAAYMQEYGRAGWKAMRYNRLKALGALYWYTVEFGLIEEEAGIRAYGAGILSGPTEARFAVEAESPNRIMLNVDRVMRTDYVISDLQPTYFVIESFEDLYRQTVERDFDRLYRNLAPGFTYANSAVIDVDNVVNRGSQEYHLRGGRGSGAKPV encoded by the coding sequence ATGGCCACCCTTGCTGATACCGAGCCCGATTTCACCAAGCTGCCCGAAATGTCGGGAGATGTCTTTACCGCTCCGCTCACCCGCCCGTCGCATGTCGGCGAGGACTGGCTTGAAAAGGAGCAGACCGCTTACGGCAGCGAGGATCATGCGGTCTGGAACGACCTGTTCGCGCGCCAGATGGAAATTCTGCCCGGCCGCGCGGCGAGCGCTTTCATGGCGGGGCTCGACAAGCTCGATCTCGGTCGCGGCGGCGTGCCCGAATTCGCCCGGCTGTCCGAGGAACTGGGCGCGCTGACGGGCTGGAGCGTCGTGCCAGTGCCGATGCTCATCCCCGATCACGTGTTTTTCTGGCACCTCGCCAACCGGCGCTTTCCCGCGGGCAATTTCATCCGCACGCGAGAGACCTTCGACTACATCCAGGAACCCGACGTCTTTCACGACGTCTTCGGCCATGTGCCGATGCTGACCGATCCGGTCTATGCCGCTTACATGCAGGAATATGGCCGCGCCGGGTGGAAGGCGATGCGCTACAACCGGCTGAAGGCGCTGGGCGCGCTCTACTGGTACACGGTCGAATTCGGCCTGATCGAGGAAGAAGCGGGCATTCGCGCCTACGGTGCGGGCATCCTCTCCGGCCCGACCGAGGCGCGCTTTGCGGTGGAGGCGGAAAGCCCCAACCGCATCATGCTCAATGTCGACCGGGTGATGCGCACCGATTACGTCATCAGCGACCTGCAGCCGACCTATTTCGTGATCGAGAGTTTCGAGGACCTCTACCGCCAGACGGTGGAGCGCGATTTCGACCGGCTCTACCGCAATCTCGCGCCCGGCTTCACCTACGCCAATTCAGCGGTGATCGATGTCGACAATGTCGTGAACCGGGGCAGCCAGGAATACCACCTGCGCGGCGGACGCGGAAGCGGGGCGAAACCGGTCTAG
- a CDS encoding undecaprenyl-diphosphate phosphatase, which translates to MTFFQMLLIAVVQGITEFLPISSSGHLILIPFLTDFPDQGPMIDIAVHVGSLLAIIVYFFKDVAGLARGGFATIGIGKAPEQRRLFWWILLGTIPAVIFGLAIKLGFLNGVVSATFGIRIVEDDLLASIRFTDLIATNLIVYGILLGLADRFGRQEKTFEQMTWRDGLIVGCAQALALIPGTSRSGVTMTAARLLGYGRFEAARFSFLLSIPAVAGAGVLIVPDLLEADSALLMDAIVTGTLTFIAAFATMAFLMNFLKRASMMVFVVYRVLMGTALFYFF; encoded by the coding sequence ATGACATTCTTCCAGATGCTTCTGATCGCGGTGGTGCAGGGGATCACCGAATTCCTGCCGATCTCCTCGTCCGGACACCTTATCCTGATCCCGTTCCTGACCGATTTCCCCGACCAGGGCCCGATGATAGACATCGCGGTCCATGTCGGCTCGCTGCTCGCGATCATCGTCTATTTCTTCAAGGATGTCGCCGGTCTCGCGCGGGGCGGTTTCGCCACCATCGGCATCGGCAAGGCGCCCGAGCAGCGGCGGCTGTTCTGGTGGATCCTGCTCGGCACGATCCCCGCCGTGATCTTCGGGCTGGCGATCAAGCTCGGCTTTCTCAACGGCGTGGTGAGCGCGACCTTCGGCATCCGGATCGTCGAGGACGACCTGCTCGCCTCGATCCGCTTCACCGATCTGATTGCCACAAACCTGATCGTCTACGGCATCCTGCTCGGCCTTGCCGACCGTTTCGGGCGGCAGGAAAAGACGTTCGAACAGATGACCTGGCGCGACGGGCTGATCGTCGGCTGCGCGCAGGCGCTGGCGCTGATCCCGGGAACGAGCCGGTCGGGCGTCACGATGACGGCGGCGCGGCTGCTGGGCTATGGCCGGTTCGAGGCGGCTCGCTTTTCCTTCCTGCTGTCGATCCCGGCGGTCGCGGGGGCAGGCGTGCTGATCGTGCCCGACCTCCTCGAAGCGGACAGTGCGCTGCTGATGGATGCGATCGTGACTGGCACGCTGACCTTTATCGCGGCCTTCGCGACGATGGCATTCCTGATGAATTTCCTGAAGCGCGCCTCGATGATGGTCTTCGTCGTCTACCGTGTCCTGATGGGCACGGCGCTGTTCTATTTCTTCTGA
- a CDS encoding M13 family metallopeptidase, whose translation MITHTALSGASALALALAIALPASAHEDDGTIETLIDKEAGESAETEAPTMSFGEWGVDPELLSDEIDPGDDFFAYVNQEWLDANPLPAEYSRFGAFTLLGEKSTSDVKALMDELTAKPRAELSANERRIVDAYETHLDTAAIDAAGLDPARPYLNEIFAATSLDRLAMIWARPGIASPVGGFVGVDAKQPDRYVAQIGIGGLGLPDRDYYLDESEEGREIQRKYRDYLAFLLGEAGYSDPETAAAAVYAFEDRLAREVMWDRTARRNRDLTYNRVSADEMAALAGPLPVTAMIEAMGLSQSPTFVVSMMPPTDEEIEELGLNAETLAKIGTGLPGMFEVLGQTPVATLQAWTVKEMLSDNADILPTRFDEATFAFYGKTLRGTPEQRPRWKRSIDAAEGMLGELIGKSYVERYFPPENKAAMEELVANLRKAVAVSIGEIEWMGEETKTQALEKLASFDPKIGYRDNLETYDGLVITRGNPIANAMAAAQWARADNVAKLGQPIDRTEWFMLPQTVNAYYNPTKNEIVFPAAILQQPFFGMSADPAVNYGAIGGVIGHEIGHGFDDQGSKYYATGKLRNWWTDEDRANFDARTDALVAQYDAFCPFDEGKTCVNGRFTLGENIGDLGGLSLAYRAYRIATEGKDVPVIDGLTGDQRFFLAWAQVWRSMQREENYRQRLRTDPHSPEEYRVNGVVRNLDEWYEAFGVTEDDALYIPPEERVRIW comes from the coding sequence ATGATCACACACACCGCCCTTTCCGGCGCCAGCGCGCTTGCGCTTGCCCTTGCCATCGCCCTGCCCGCTTCGGCGCATGAGGATGACGGCACGATCGAAACGCTGATCGATAAGGAGGCAGGGGAAAGCGCCGAGACCGAGGCGCCCACCATGAGCTTCGGCGAATGGGGCGTCGATCCCGAGCTGCTTTCGGACGAGATCGATCCGGGCGACGATTTCTTCGCCTACGTCAACCAGGAATGGCTCGATGCGAACCCGCTGCCGGCGGAATACAGCCGTTTCGGCGCGTTCACCCTGCTTGGTGAGAAGTCCACCAGCGACGTCAAGGCGCTGATGGACGAGCTCACGGCCAAGCCGCGCGCGGAACTGTCCGCCAACGAACGCCGGATCGTCGATGCCTATGAAACCCATCTCGACACCGCCGCGATCGATGCCGCCGGGCTCGACCCGGCGCGGCCTTATCTGAACGAGATTTTCGCCGCGACCTCGCTCGATCGGCTGGCGATGATCTGGGCTCGTCCCGGGATTGCCAGCCCGGTCGGAGGCTTCGTCGGCGTCGATGCCAAGCAGCCCGACCGCTATGTCGCGCAGATCGGCATTGGCGGTCTGGGCCTGCCCGACCGCGACTATTACCTCGACGAGAGCGAGGAAGGCCGCGAAATCCAGCGCAAGTATCGCGACTATCTCGCCTTCCTGCTGGGCGAGGCGGGCTATTCCGACCCCGAAACCGCCGCGGCCGCGGTCTACGCCTTCGAGGATCGGCTCGCCCGCGAAGTGATGTGGGACCGCACCGCGCGCCGCAATCGCGACCTCACCTACAACCGCGTCTCGGCGGACGAGATGGCGGCGCTGGCGGGGCCGCTGCCCGTCACCGCGATGATCGAGGCGATGGGCCTGTCGCAATCGCCGACCTTTGTCGTCAGCATGATGCCGCCGACCGACGAGGAGATCGAGGAACTCGGTCTCAATGCCGAGACGCTGGCGAAGATCGGCACCGGCCTGCCCGGCATGTTCGAGGTCCTCGGCCAGACCCCGGTCGCGACGCTGCAGGCGTGGACCGTCAAGGAAATGCTGTCGGACAATGCCGACATCCTGCCGACCCGCTTCGACGAGGCGACTTTCGCCTTCTACGGCAAGACCCTGCGCGGCACGCCCGAGCAGCGCCCGCGCTGGAAGCGTTCAATCGATGCTGCCGAGGGGATGCTGGGCGAGCTGATCGGCAAGTCCTATGTCGAGCGCTACTTCCCGCCGGAGAACAAGGCGGCGATGGAGGAGCTGGTCGCCAATCTGCGCAAGGCCGTCGCCGTCTCGATCGGGGAGATCGAATGGATGGGCGAGGAGACGAAGACCCAGGCGCTCGAAAAGCTGGCGAGCTTCGATCCCAAGATCGGCTATCGCGACAACCTTGAAACCTATGACGGGCTCGTCATCACGCGCGGCAACCCGATCGCCAATGCCATGGCCGCGGCGCAATGGGCGCGGGCGGACAATGTCGCCAAGCTCGGCCAGCCGATCGACCGGACCGAATGGTTCATGCTGCCCCAGACGGTGAACGCCTATTACAATCCGACCAAGAACGAGATCGTCTTCCCCGCCGCTATCCTGCAGCAGCCCTTCTTCGGGATGAGCGCGGACCCGGCGGTGAATTACGGCGCGATCGGCGGCGTCATCGGGCACGAGATCGGCCATGGCTTCGACGATCAGGGTTCGAAATACTACGCCACCGGCAAGCTGCGCAATTGGTGGACCGACGAGGACCGCGCCAATTTCGATGCCAGGACCGACGCGCTGGTCGCGCAATACGATGCGTTCTGCCCGTTCGACGAGGGCAAGACCTGCGTCAACGGCCGCTTCACCCTGGGCGAGAATATCGGCGATCTGGGCGGGCTATCCCTCGCCTACCGCGCGTACAGGATCGCGACCGAGGGCAAGGACGTGCCGGTGATCGACGGGCTGACCGGCGACCAGCGCTTCTTCCTCGCCTGGGCGCAGGTGTGGCGTTCGATGCAGCGCGAGGAAAACTATCGCCAGCGCCTGCGCACCGACCCGCACAGCCCGGAGGAATACCGGGTCAACGGCGTCGTCAGGAATCTCGACGAATGGTACGAAGCCTTCGGCGTGACCGAGGACGACGCGCTGTACATCCCCCCCGAAGAGCGCGTGCGCATTTGGTGA
- a CDS encoding ABC transporter transmembrane domain-containing protein — MVYREAAKYPREVILAIIALTVTAAGTLAIPAALQLIVDRGFGADGAGDIGRWFRYLLVIVAVIAIGTAVRFYYVSWLGERVVADLRCKVHANLMRLSPSFYEANSPKEISSRMTADTAIIETVVGTTVSVALRNAFLGIGGTAYMFWLLPELTIWLALGIPAVILPIVIFARRIRTISRDSQDRVADVGAMVTEVLGAMKIVQGFNQQPRETDRFSAAVERTFETAKRRIVLRSAMTAMFILAIFGSIVLLLWRGAEGVASGEITGGTIVSFVFTAAVVAGSFAALTEVYGDLLRGAGAASRLAELLEAKPAIAPPARPERLPEPPRGSLSFRNVTFRYPARPETAALRDFTLEIEPGETVAIVGPSGAGKSTIFQLVERFYDPQAGTIRIDGVPLTKADPADIRDRLALVPQDGVLFSADARDNLRYGKWHAGDEEIWEAARAANAEAFLRELPDGLDTYLGEGGTQLSGGQQQRVAIARALLRDAPILLLDEATSALDAESERLVQDALEKLMAQRTTLVIAHRLATVRAADRIVVLDKGEVVEQGTHAELAAAGGLYARLARLQFADTEAA; from the coding sequence ATGGTGTACCGCGAGGCGGCGAAATATCCGCGCGAGGTCATCCTTGCGATCATTGCTCTTACCGTCACCGCCGCGGGCACGCTTGCGATACCCGCGGCGCTGCAGCTTATCGTCGATCGCGGTTTCGGCGCGGACGGCGCGGGCGATATCGGGCGCTGGTTTCGCTATCTGCTGGTCATCGTCGCCGTCATCGCGATCGGGACGGCGGTGAGGTTCTACTACGTCAGCTGGCTTGGCGAACGGGTCGTCGCCGACCTGAGGTGCAAGGTCCACGCGAACCTGATGCGCCTCTCGCCCAGCTTCTACGAGGCCAACAGCCCCAAGGAAATCTCGAGCCGGATGACGGCCGACACGGCGATCATCGAGACCGTCGTGGGGACGACCGTGTCGGTCGCGCTGCGCAACGCCTTTCTCGGGATCGGCGGGACGGCCTACATGTTCTGGCTGCTGCCCGAACTCACCATCTGGCTCGCGCTCGGCATTCCGGCAGTGATCCTGCCGATCGTCATCTTCGCCCGCCGCATCCGCACCATCTCGCGCGACAGCCAGGACCGGGTGGCCGATGTCGGCGCCATGGTGACCGAGGTGCTGGGCGCGATGAAAATCGTCCAGGGCTTCAACCAGCAGCCGCGCGAGACCGACCGCTTCAGCGCGGCGGTGGAGCGCACCTTCGAGACTGCCAAGCGGCGGATCGTGCTGCGTTCGGCGATGACCGCGATGTTCATCCTCGCGATCTTCGGTTCGATCGTCCTGCTGCTGTGGCGCGGGGCGGAAGGCGTCGCGAGCGGCGAGATCACCGGCGGGACGATCGTGTCCTTCGTCTTTACCGCGGCGGTCGTGGCGGGTTCGTTCGCCGCGCTGACGGAGGTCTATGGCGACCTGTTGCGCGGCGCGGGGGCGGCAAGCCGGCTCGCCGAACTGCTCGAGGCGAAGCCCGCGATCGCGCCGCCCGCGCGGCCCGAAAGGCTGCCCGAACCGCCGCGCGGCAGCCTGTCGTTCCGCAATGTGACCTTCCGTTATCCCGCGCGGCCCGAAACCGCCGCGCTCAGGGACTTCACGCTCGAAATCGAGCCGGGCGAAACCGTCGCCATCGTCGGGCCTTCGGGGGCGGGAAAATCGACAATCTTCCAGCTGGTCGAGCGCTTCTACGATCCGCAGGCCGGCACGATCCGCATCGACGGCGTGCCGTTAACCAAGGCCGATCCCGCCGACATCCGCGACCGGCTCGCGCTGGTGCCTCAGGACGGGGTGCTGTTCAGCGCCGATGCGCGCGACAACCTGCGCTACGGCAAGTGGCACGCGGGCGACGAGGAAATCTGGGAAGCGGCGCGCGCGGCCAATGCGGAAGCCTTCCTGCGCGAGCTTCCCGACGGGCTCGACACCTATCTCGGCGAAGGCGGCACGCAATTGTCGGGCGGCCAGCAGCAGCGGGTCGCGATCGCCCGCGCGCTGCTGCGCGATGCGCCGATCCTGCTGCTCGACGAGGCGACGAGCGCGCTCGATGCCGAAAGCGAGCGGCTGGTGCAGGACGCGCTCGAGAAACTGATGGCCCAGCGCACCACTCTCGTCATCGCTCACAGGCTGGCGACCGTGCGCGCCGCCGACCGGATCGTGGTGCTCGACAAGGGCGAGGTGGTCGAGCAGGGAACTCATGCCGAACTCGCCGCTGCGGGCGGGCTCTATGCACGGCTCGCCAGGCTGCAATTCGCCGATACCGAGGCCGCCTGA
- a CDS encoding polyhydroxyalkanoate depolymerase: MLYQAYELQRSWLNGASLWATMSMEALTNPSNPIGYTPFAGIAANALDVFAHATATYGKPAFGITEVESGGKTWPVIEATVVNKPFGDLKRFRLDGIEEHEGKPRQKLLIVAPMSGHFATLLRGTVRRMLESYEVYITDWADAKLVPLHEGSFDLDDYIDYLIEFLEYIESVEPDAKKRQRPHMMAVCQPSVPAFAATALMNLHKSKATPATLTMMGGPIDTRESPTSVNNHAMNRPIEWFRQSVIATVPMNYRGAGRRVYPGFMQLSAFMSMNLQSHMMSHYEMFKHLTEGDEDSANATKDFYDEYRSVCDMTAEFYLQTVEEVFQKHSIPTRTFEHKGEIVDITEITDTALLAIEGERDDISGLGQTKAALKLTPKLPDDMKRYYMAEGAGHYGIFNGSKWRKKIAPVVEEFIAAHS; encoded by the coding sequence ATGCTTTACCAGGCCTATGAACTCCAGCGCAGCTGGCTCAACGGCGCGAGCCTTTGGGCGACCATGAGCATGGAAGCGCTGACCAACCCTTCCAATCCGATCGGCTACACCCCCTTCGCCGGCATCGCTGCCAACGCGCTCGACGTGTTCGCCCACGCGACCGCGACCTATGGCAAGCCGGCTTTCGGCATCACCGAGGTCGAAAGCGGCGGCAAGACCTGGCCGGTGATCGAGGCGACGGTGGTGAACAAGCCGTTCGGCGATCTCAAGCGCTTCCGGCTCGACGGGATCGAGGAGCACGAGGGGAAACCACGCCAGAAGCTGCTGATCGTCGCCCCGATGAGCGGGCATTTCGCGACCCTGCTGCGCGGCACGGTGCGCCGGATGCTCGAAAGCTACGAGGTCTACATCACCGACTGGGCCGATGCGAAGCTGGTTCCCCTCCACGAAGGCAGCTTCGATCTCGACGATTACATCGACTACCTGATCGAATTCCTCGAATATATCGAAAGCGTCGAGCCCGACGCAAAGAAGCGCCAGCGCCCGCACATGATGGCGGTGTGCCAGCCGAGCGTCCCGGCCTTCGCCGCGACCGCGCTGATGAACCTCCACAAGTCGAAGGCGACGCCCGCCACGCTGACCATGATGGGCGGCCCGATCGACACGCGCGAAAGCCCGACCAGCGTCAACAACCACGCGATGAACCGCCCGATCGAATGGTTCCGCCAGTCGGTCATCGCCACCGTGCCGATGAATTATCGCGGCGCGGGCCGGCGGGTCTATCCCGGTTTCATGCAGCTTTCCGCGTTCATGAGCATGAACCTGCAGAGCCACATGATGAGCCATTACGAGATGTTCAAACACCTCACCGAAGGCGACGAGGACAGCGCGAACGCGACCAAGGATTTCTACGACGAATATCGCAGCGTGTGCGACATGACCGCGGAATTCTATCTCCAGACGGTGGAGGAAGTGTTCCAGAAGCACTCGATCCCCACGCGCACCTTCGAACACAAGGGCGAGATCGTCGACATCACCGAGATCACCGACACCGCGCTGCTGGCGATCGAGGGCGAGCGCGACGACATTTCAGGGCTCGGCCAGACCAAGGCGGCCTTGAAGCTGACGCCCAAGCTGCCCGACGACATGAAGCGTTACTACATGGCCGAAGGCGCGGGGCATTACGGCATCTTCAACGGCAGCAAGTGGCGCAAGAAGATCGCGCCGGTGGTCGAGGAATTCATCGCCGCGCATTCCTGA
- a CDS encoding agmatine deiminase family protein, whose product MDRREFLASAAATSLATGTGLAGTGAAASGGESAAGFTFPPEWHAHEAVWIGWTKGLFDEPDHVRLRLDMLAALTPHVPVTINIEDEASAGQIRALMAERKILPDRIDFHIQDTVDLWVRDTGPLFVSNGQRLQIAGFTWGNYGFPWPWSSSGQLARGKAPRQIAERRGYRLVPSDVIAEGGGIDVNSRSLVAYRDATLHRNPGKPLEEIEREMMRLYGKDQVIWLDRAPITDRVFAGPKVGNFFGWGANGHVDEYVRFVSEDTILVAEVSERERDRDALMRLDHEILAENRRQLEQARDPDGRPFNVVTMPVPDVEPFLRRRTLTERDFTAAPRGFDARSVYRDFKVGDEVIDVPAVSYCNFLVTNGVVVGARYGGEGRPDHLAESDERSAEILKEHFPDREVVQIDPLAANWDGGGVHCLTQQQPAVPA is encoded by the coding sequence AATTTCTGGCGAGCGCTGCGGCCACTTCGCTGGCCACGGGGACGGGCCTTGCGGGTACGGGCGCTGCCGCTTCCGGGGGCGAAAGTGCGGCGGGCTTCACCTTCCCGCCCGAATGGCACGCTCACGAAGCGGTCTGGATCGGCTGGACCAAGGGCCTTTTCGACGAGCCCGACCACGTGCGCCTGCGGCTCGACATGCTCGCCGCGCTCACGCCTCATGTCCCGGTCACGATCAATATCGAGGACGAGGCGAGCGCCGGGCAAATCCGCGCACTGATGGCGGAAAGGAAGATCCTGCCCGACAGGATCGACTTCCACATCCAGGACACGGTCGATCTATGGGTCAGGGACACCGGGCCGCTTTTCGTCTCGAACGGCCAGCGGCTGCAGATCGCGGGTTTCACATGGGGCAATTACGGCTTTCCCTGGCCGTGGAGCAGCTCGGGCCAGCTCGCGCGGGGCAAGGCGCCGCGCCAGATCGCGGAAAGGCGCGGCTATCGCCTCGTTCCTTCCGACGTGATCGCGGAGGGCGGCGGGATCGACGTCAATTCGCGCAGCCTCGTCGCCTATCGCGACGCCACGCTGCACCGCAATCCCGGCAAGCCGCTCGAAGAGATCGAGCGCGAAATGATGCGGCTCTATGGCAAGGACCAGGTTATCTGGCTCGACCGCGCGCCGATCACCGACCGCGTCTTTGCCGGGCCCAAGGTCGGCAATTTCTTCGGCTGGGGCGCGAACGGCCATGTCGATGAATATGTCCGCTTCGTGAGCGAGGACACGATCCTCGTCGCCGAAGTGAGCGAGCGCGAGCGGGACCGCGATGCTTTGATGCGGCTCGATCACGAAATCCTCGCCGAAAACCGCCGCCAGCTCGAACAGGCGCGCGATCCCGACGGCAGGCCGTTCAACGTCGTCACCATGCCGGTCCCCGATGTCGAGCCGTTCCTGCGGCGGCGCACACTGACCGAGCGCGACTTCACCGCCGCTCCCCGGGGTTTCGATGCGCGCTCGGTCTATCGCGATTTCAAGGTCGGCGACGAGGTGATCGACGTGCCCGCGGTGAGTTACTGCAACTTCCTCGTCACCAATGGCGTGGTGGTGGGCGCGCGCTATGGCGGGGAGGGGCGGCCCGACCATCTTGCCGAAAGCGACGAGCGCTCGGCCGAAATCCTCAAGGAGCATTTCCCGGATCGCGAGGTGGTGCAGATCGATCCGCTGGCCGCGAACTGGGACGGCGGCGGGGTCCACTGCCTGACGCAGCAGCAGCCGGCGGTGCCCGCCTGA